A single region of the Candidatus Paceibacterota bacterium genome encodes:
- a CDS encoding NUDIX domain-containing protein translates to MDGVNIIIEDGKGNYLIQQRSDDAPIWPNSWGLWGGGIDEGESPILAAIRELEEETGIRVGEEKLTHFKTYTFVSKRTGKMVNKHVYILLLEPEMKIVLGEGKGYAFFNKDELVPLTFADRPKQFLFDYIASKNESAF, encoded by the coding sequence ATGGATGGTGTAAACATTATTATTGAAGATGGGAAAGGGAATTATCTTATTCAGCAACGTTCTGATGATGCTCCTATATGGCCGAATTCCTGGGGATTGTGGGGAGGTGGAATTGATGAAGGAGAGTCACCAATCCTCGCAGCTATTCGTGAATTAGAAGAAGAAACTGGTATTCGAGTGGGAGAAGAAAAGCTTACTCACTTTAAGACGTATACTTTTGTCAGTAAAAGAACTGGGAAAATGGTAAACAAGCACGTTTACATCCTTCTTCTTGAGCCAGAGATGAAAATTGTGCTGGGAGAAGGTAAGGGCTATGCTTTTTTTAATAAAGATGAACTTGTTCCGCTTACATTTGCAGATAGACCGAAACAGTTTCTTTTTGATTATATTGCATCAAAAAATGAAAGTGCTTTTTGA
- a CDS encoding DUF5674 family protein: MNIQIVRDIITRKDAQEIAKEFYDTMIKGVVDIERGIIAIGGEYHIDANVVLIEAGSIQKDIWGFNLLFDKTGDEAIEYTSLINIRPQAGNRGMEVEDADLRLKMKKIIEKKII; this comes from the coding sequence ATGAATATACAGATTGTCAGAGATATCATCACTCGAAAAGATGCGCAGGAAATTGCGAAGGAATTTTACGATACGATGATAAAAGGGGTTGTCGATATCGAGCGGGGAATTATTGCGATCGGCGGTGAATACCACATTGATGCCAATGTCGTCTTGATTGAAGCTGGTTCAATACAGAAGGATATTTGGGGTTTCAATTTACTGTTTGATAAAACGGGAGATGAAGCTATCGAATATACGTCTCTCATAAACATTCGTCCGCAGGCGGGAAATCGCGGGATGGAAGTGGAGGATGCAGATTTGCGTCTCAAAATGAAAAAAATAATTGAGAAAAAAATCATATGA